From a single Nicotiana tomentosiformis chromosome 2, ASM39032v3, whole genome shotgun sequence genomic region:
- the LOC104093250 gene encoding dehydrodolichyl diphosphate synthase CPT3-like, with product MLKTSDSLARRLIGSSIVYMRRFLFRILSVGPIPNHIAFIMDGNRRYAKKRNIAEATGYRAGFLAVMCMLKYCYELGVKYMTIYAFSIDNFRRRPEEVQYLMDLMLEKIEGLIKQESIVNGYGVRVHFVGNLKLLNERVRVAAEKAMQATANNTNSTLLICVAYTSTDEILHAVQSSCLEKWNEIQELDANQAQNGEITEEKLELNHIIKLVDIERHAYMGLAPDPDVLIRTSGETRLSNFLLWQTTSCLLYSPKVLFPEIGLRHLVSAVLNFQRLYPHLEKEKKQL from the coding sequence ATGTTGAAGACAAGTGATAGTTTAGCAAGGAGGTTGATTGGGAGTTCAATTGTTTACATGCGTAGATTTCTGTTCCGAATTTTATCTGTAGGTCCAATACCAAACCACATCGCCTTTATTATGGATGGGAATCGGAGGTATGCTAAGAAACGGAATATAGCGGAGGCTACTGGATACAGAGCTGGTTTTTTGGCTGTCATGTGCATGCTCAAGTATTGCTACGAATTGGGAGTCAAATACATGACTATATATGCATTCAGTATCGATAATTTCAGAAGAAGACCGGAGGAAGTTCAGTACTTGATGGACTTAATGCTGGAGAAAATTGAAGGATTAATCAAACAAGAAAGCATTGTCAATGGATATGGAGTGAGGGTACATTTCGTAGGGAACCTGAAGCTTCTTAACGAGCGAGTTAGAGTTGCAGCTGAGAAGGCGATGCAAGCCACTGCCAACAACACCAATAGCACTCTCTTAATCTGTGTGGCCTACACTTCTACTGATGAGATTTTGCACGCCGTTCAATCATCCTGCCTAGAGAAATGGAATGAAATCCAAGAACTTGACGCGAACCAAGCTCAAAATGGTGAAATAACTGAAGAAAAACTGGAGCTAAATCATATCATAAAGCTGGTAGATATAGAGAGGCATGCATACATGGGATTGGCACCTGATCCTGATGTTCTGATTCGAACTTCGGGTGAGACTCGTCTTAGCAATTTCCTTCTTTGGCAGACTACAAGCTGTTTACTGTATTCCCCAAAGGTATTGTTTCCTGAGATTGGTTTACGACACTTGGTATCGGCAGTCTTGAATTTCCAGCGACTGTATCCTCATTTGGAGAAGGAAAAGAAGCAGTTGTAA
- the LOC104093249 gene encoding dehydrodolichyl diphosphate synthase CPT3-like, translating into MLKSMDGLAGKLFGSSLLYMLKPLFRILSVGPTPNHVAFILDGNRRYAKKRNMAVGNGYRAGFMAVMSMLKYCYVLGVKYMTIYAFSIDNFKRRPEEVQYLMDLMLEKIEGLLHKESVVNQYGVRVHFVGNLKLLTEPVRVAAEKAMQATADNTNSTLLICVAYSSTDEIVHAVESSCQEKWNEIQELNANQPQNVEETKEIRELNQIIKLVDIERHMYMRLAPDPDMLIRTSGETRLSNFLLWQTTSCLLYSPKVLFPEIGLRHLIWAVLHFQRLFPHLEKKKQL; encoded by the coding sequence ATGTTGAAGAGTATGGATGGTTTAGCAGGGAAGTTGTTTGGGAGTTCACTCCTCTACATGCTTAAACCTTTGTTCCGCATTTTATCTGTAGGTCCAACTCCAAACCACGTTGCCTTTATTCTGGATGGGAATCGGAGGTATGCCAAGAAACGGAATATGGCAGTAGGCAATGGATACAGAGCTGGATTTATGGCTGTCATGTCAATGCTCAAATATTGCTATGTATTAGGTGTCAAATACATGACAATATATGCATTCAGCATCGATAATTTCAAAAGAAGGCCGGAGGAAGTCCAGTATTTGATGGACTTAATGCTGGAGAAAATCGAAGGATTACTCCATAAAGAAAGCGTTGTCAATCAATACGGAGTGAGGGTACATTTCGTAGGAAACCTGAAGCTTCTTACCGAGCCAGTTAGAGTTGCAGCTGAGAAGGCAATGCAAGCCACTGCCGACAACACCAATAGCACTCTCCTAATTTGTGTGGCATATTCTTCGACAGATGAGATCGTGCATGCTGTTGAATCATCCTGCCAAGAGAAATGGAATGAAATCCAAGAACTTAACGCAAACCAAcctcaaaatgttgaagaaactAAAGAGATACGGGAGCTAAATCAGATCATAAAGCTGGTAGATATAGAGAGGCATATGTACATGAGATTGGCACCTGATCCTGATATGTTAATTCGAACTTCAGGTGAGACTCGCCTTAGCAATTTCCTCCTTTGGCAAACAACAAGCTGCTTACTGTATTCGCCAAAGGTATTGTTTCCTGAGATTGGTTTGCGACACTTGATATGGGCAGTGTTGCATTTCCAGCGACTGTTCCCTCATTTGGAGAAGAAAAAGCAGTTGTAA